In the Apteryx mantelli isolate bAptMan1 chromosome 1, bAptMan1.hap1, whole genome shotgun sequence genome, one interval contains:
- the DDX3X gene encoding ATP-dependent RNA helicase DDX3X isoform X2, producing the protein MRMHKCGESDLYRLVKLTLVLYPAFSQTWFTRPKTKQLRYEERGRGGDYDRSGFGRFDRGGSSRWSDKSDEDDWSKPLPPSERLEQELFSGSNTGINFEKYDDIPVEATGSNCPPHIESFSDVDMGEIIMGNIELTRYTRPTPVQKHAIPIIKEKRDLMACAQTGSGKTAAFLLPILSQIYADGPGDALRAMKENGRYGRRKQYPISLVLAPTRELAVQIYEEARKFAYRSRVRPCVVYGGADIGQQIRDLERGCHLLVATPGRLVDMMERGKIGLDFCKYLVLDEADRMLDMGFEPQIRRIVEQDTMPPKGVRHTMMFSATFPKEIQMLARDFLDEYIFLAVGRVGSTSENITQKVVWVEESDKRSFLLDLLNATGKDSLTLVFVETKKGADALEDFLYHEGYACTSIHGDRSQRDREEALHQFRSGKSPILVATAVAARGLDISNVKHVINFDLPSDIEEYVHRIGRTGRVGNLGLATSFFNERNINITKDLLDLLVEAKQEVPSWLENMAYEQHHKGGGSRGRSKSSRFSGGFGARDYRTSSGSGSSSFSSSRSTSSRSGGSSSRGFGGGGYGGFYNSDGYGGNYNSQGVDWWGN; encoded by the exons ATGCGTATGCACAAGTGTGGTGAGAGTGACCTTTATCGACTAGTAAAGCTGACGCTAGTCCTGTATCCAGCCTTTTCTCAAACATGGTTTACCAGACCAAAAACTAAACAGTTGAG GTATGAAGAGCGTGGAAGAGGTGGTGACTATGATAGGAGTGGCTTTGGTAGATTCGATCGTGGTGGAAGTAGCCGCTGGTCTGACAAATCAGATGAAGATGACTGGTCAAAGCCTCTTCCCCCAAGTGAACGCCTGGAACA AGAGCTCTTTTCAGGAAGCAATACTGGCATTAACTTTGAGAAATATGATGACATTCCTGTTGAAGCAACAGGCAGCAACTGTCCTCCACATATTGAAAGT TTCAGCGATGTTGACATGGGAGAAATTATTATGGGAAACATTGAGCTCACACGATACACCCGTCCTACTCCAGTCCAGAAACATGCAATACCTATTATTAAAGAAAAGAGAGACTTGATGGCCTGTGCTCAGACAG GTTCTGGAAAAACGGCTGCATTTCTTCTACCAATATTGAGCCAGATCTATGCAGATGGCCCTGGTGATGCCTTGAGAGCTATGAAG gaaaatggAAGGTATGGACGTCGTAAGCAATATCCAATCTCGCTGGTCTTGGCTCCAACTAGAGAACTGGCTGTGCAGATCTATGAGGAAGCCAGAAAG TTCGCATACCGTTCCAGAGTTCGTCCCTGTGTTGTATATGGTGGTGCAGACATTGGTCAGCAGATACGTGACTTAGAACGTGGATGTCACTTGCTTGTGGCAACTCCAGGACGACTGGTTGATATGATGGAGAGGGGAAAGATTGGACTGGATTTCTGCAA gTACCTAGTGCTAGATGAAGCTGACAGAATGCTTGATATGGGGTTTGAACCTCAAATTCGTCGAATTGTTGAACAAGATACTATGCCACCAAAAGGGGTTCGTCATACCATGATGTTCAGTGCTACTTTCCCCAAGGAAATCCAG atgCTTGCTCGTGACTTCCTTGATGAATATATCTTTCTGGCTGTTGGCAGAGTGGGCTCTACATCTGAGAACATCACACAGAAAGTGGTGTGGGTGGAAGAGTCAGACAAACGGTCATTTCTGCTTGATTTGCTAAATGCCACAG GCAAAGATTCCTTGACTCTGGTGTTTGTGGAAACCAAAAAGGGTGCAGATGCTCTGGAGGACTTCCTCTACCATGAAGGGTATGCCTGTACAAGTATACATGGAGATCGTTCTCAAAGAGACAGAGAGGAAGCGCTGCACCAGTTCCGTTCGGGCAAGAGCCCAATTCTTGTTGCTACAGCA GTAGCAGCAAGAGGACTGGATATCTCAAATGTAAAGCATGTCATAAACTTTGACTTGCCAAGTGATATTGAAGAGTATGTACATCGTATTGGTCGTACAGGCCGTGTAGGGAACCTTG GCCTTGCCACCTCATTCTTCAATGAGAGGAATATAAACATCACCAAGGACTTGCTTGATCTTCTTGTTGAAGCTAAGCAAGAAGTACCATCTTGGCTGGAAAACATGGCTTATGAACAGCATCACAAAGGGGGTGGCAGCCGCGGGCGATCTAAGAG CAGTAGGTTCAGTGGAGGATTTGGCGCCAGAGACTATCGAACAAGTAGCGGTTCTGGCAGCAGTAGCTTTAGTAGCAGTCGATCAACTAGCAGCCGCAGTGGAGGAAGTAGCAGCAGAGGATTTGGAG GTGGTGGCTATGGAGGCTTCTACAACAGCGATGGATATGGAGGAAACTACAACTCCCAGGGGGTTGACTGGTGGGGCAACTGA
- the DDX3X gene encoding ATP-dependent RNA helicase DDX3X isoform X1, which translates to MSHVAVENALSLDQQFSGLDLNSSDSQSEGSSSSKGRYIPPHLRNREASKQGFDSGGWSSSRDKDAYSSFGARSDRGAKSSFFDRGNGSRGGRYEERGRGGDYDRSGFGRFDRGGSSRWSDKSDEDDWSKPLPPSERLEQELFSGSNTGINFEKYDDIPVEATGSNCPPHIESFSDVDMGEIIMGNIELTRYTRPTPVQKHAIPIIKEKRDLMACAQTGSGKTAAFLLPILSQIYADGPGDALRAMKENGRYGRRKQYPISLVLAPTRELAVQIYEEARKFAYRSRVRPCVVYGGADIGQQIRDLERGCHLLVATPGRLVDMMERGKIGLDFCKYLVLDEADRMLDMGFEPQIRRIVEQDTMPPKGVRHTMMFSATFPKEIQMLARDFLDEYIFLAVGRVGSTSENITQKVVWVEESDKRSFLLDLLNATGKDSLTLVFVETKKGADALEDFLYHEGYACTSIHGDRSQRDREEALHQFRSGKSPILVATAVAARGLDISNVKHVINFDLPSDIEEYVHRIGRTGRVGNLGLATSFFNERNINITKDLLDLLVEAKQEVPSWLENMAYEQHHKGGGSRGRSKSSRFSGGFGARDYRTSSGSGSSSFSSSRSTSSRSGGSSSRGFGGGGYGGFYNSDGYGGNYNSQGVDWWGN; encoded by the exons ATGAGTCATGTGGCGGTGGAAAATGCCCTCAGTCTAGACCAGCAG TTTTCTGGTCTAGACTTGAATTCCTCAGACTCTCAGAGTGAAGGAAGCTCTTCAAGCA AAGGCAGATACATTCCTCCTCACTTACGGAACAGGGAAGCTTCAAAACAGG GTTTTGATAGCGGTGGCTGGAGCTCTAGCAGAGACAAGGATGCATACAGCAGCTTTGGTGCACGTTCTGACCGTGGAGCAAAATCGAGCTTCTTTGACCGTGGAAATGGGTCAAGAGGAGGAAG GTATGAAGAGCGTGGAAGAGGTGGTGACTATGATAGGAGTGGCTTTGGTAGATTCGATCGTGGTGGAAGTAGCCGCTGGTCTGACAAATCAGATGAAGATGACTGGTCAAAGCCTCTTCCCCCAAGTGAACGCCTGGAACA AGAGCTCTTTTCAGGAAGCAATACTGGCATTAACTTTGAGAAATATGATGACATTCCTGTTGAAGCAACAGGCAGCAACTGTCCTCCACATATTGAAAGT TTCAGCGATGTTGACATGGGAGAAATTATTATGGGAAACATTGAGCTCACACGATACACCCGTCCTACTCCAGTCCAGAAACATGCAATACCTATTATTAAAGAAAAGAGAGACTTGATGGCCTGTGCTCAGACAG GTTCTGGAAAAACGGCTGCATTTCTTCTACCAATATTGAGCCAGATCTATGCAGATGGCCCTGGTGATGCCTTGAGAGCTATGAAG gaaaatggAAGGTATGGACGTCGTAAGCAATATCCAATCTCGCTGGTCTTGGCTCCAACTAGAGAACTGGCTGTGCAGATCTATGAGGAAGCCAGAAAG TTCGCATACCGTTCCAGAGTTCGTCCCTGTGTTGTATATGGTGGTGCAGACATTGGTCAGCAGATACGTGACTTAGAACGTGGATGTCACTTGCTTGTGGCAACTCCAGGACGACTGGTTGATATGATGGAGAGGGGAAAGATTGGACTGGATTTCTGCAA gTACCTAGTGCTAGATGAAGCTGACAGAATGCTTGATATGGGGTTTGAACCTCAAATTCGTCGAATTGTTGAACAAGATACTATGCCACCAAAAGGGGTTCGTCATACCATGATGTTCAGTGCTACTTTCCCCAAGGAAATCCAG atgCTTGCTCGTGACTTCCTTGATGAATATATCTTTCTGGCTGTTGGCAGAGTGGGCTCTACATCTGAGAACATCACACAGAAAGTGGTGTGGGTGGAAGAGTCAGACAAACGGTCATTTCTGCTTGATTTGCTAAATGCCACAG GCAAAGATTCCTTGACTCTGGTGTTTGTGGAAACCAAAAAGGGTGCAGATGCTCTGGAGGACTTCCTCTACCATGAAGGGTATGCCTGTACAAGTATACATGGAGATCGTTCTCAAAGAGACAGAGAGGAAGCGCTGCACCAGTTCCGTTCGGGCAAGAGCCCAATTCTTGTTGCTACAGCA GTAGCAGCAAGAGGACTGGATATCTCAAATGTAAAGCATGTCATAAACTTTGACTTGCCAAGTGATATTGAAGAGTATGTACATCGTATTGGTCGTACAGGCCGTGTAGGGAACCTTG GCCTTGCCACCTCATTCTTCAATGAGAGGAATATAAACATCACCAAGGACTTGCTTGATCTTCTTGTTGAAGCTAAGCAAGAAGTACCATCTTGGCTGGAAAACATGGCTTATGAACAGCATCACAAAGGGGGTGGCAGCCGCGGGCGATCTAAGAG CAGTAGGTTCAGTGGAGGATTTGGCGCCAGAGACTATCGAACAAGTAGCGGTTCTGGCAGCAGTAGCTTTAGTAGCAGTCGATCAACTAGCAGCCGCAGTGGAGGAAGTAGCAGCAGAGGATTTGGAG GTGGTGGCTATGGAGGCTTCTACAACAGCGATGGATATGGAGGAAACTACAACTCCCAGGGGGTTGACTGGTGGGGCAACTGA